In Triticum urartu cultivar G1812 chromosome 6, Tu2.1, whole genome shotgun sequence, the following proteins share a genomic window:
- the LOC125515305 gene encoding bidirectional sugar transporter SWEET14-like: MGGLSLQHPWAFAFGLLGNVISFMTYLAPLPTFYRIYRSKSTQGFQSVPYVVALFSAMLWIYYALLKSDECLLITINSAGCVIETIYIIIYLTYAPKQAKLFTAKILLLLNVGVFGLILLLTLLLSEGEKRVVMLGWVCVGFSVSVFVAPLSVIRLVVRTRSVEFMPFSLSVSLTVSAVVWFLYGLLIKDKYVALPNILGFAFGVIQMGLYTLYRNATPTPAPKQVDDDDAVKVPEHVVNISKLGPAAAIELNTHNPIEPGMPPLMKENSLACASDETKGGVDKATHVEQV; encoded by the exons ATGGGTGGTCTCTCTCTTCAGCACCCGTGGGCCTTTGCCTTTGGCCTCCTAG GCAACGTCATCTCGTTCATGACCTACCTGGCCCCACT GCCGACATTCTACCGGATCTACCGGAGCAAGTCGACGCAGGGGTTCCAGTCGGTCCCTTACGTGGTGGCGCTCTTCAGCGCGATGTTGTGGATCTACTACGCGCTGCTCAAGTCTGACGAGTGCCTCCTCATCACCATCAACTCCGCCGGCTGTGTCATTGAGACCATCTACATCATCATCTACCTCACCTATGCACCAAAGCAAGCCAAG CTCTTCACGGCGAAGATCCTCCTCCTCCTGAATGTGGGTGTGTTCGGGCTTATCCTCCTGCTCACCCTGCTCCTGTCGGAGGGCGAGAAGCGCGTCGTCATGCTCGGGTGGGTTTGCGTCGGCTTCTCCGTCAGCGTCTTCGTCGCGCCCCTCAGCGTTATC CGCCTTGTGGTGCGTACCCGGAGTGTGGAGTTCATGCCCTTTTCCCTCTCCGTCTCCCTCACCGTCAGCGCAGTCGTCTGGTTCCTCTACGGCCTCCTCATCAAGGACAAATATGTTGCC CTGCCCAACATTCTTGGGTTTGCCTTCGGTGTGATTCAAATGGGGCTCTACACCCTCTACCGCAACGCCACACCTACACCGGCGCCCAAGCAGGTGGACGATGATGATGCTGTCAAGGTGCCCGAGCATGTGGTCAACATCTCCAAGCTTGGCCCAGCGGCTGCCATCGAGCTCAACACACACAATCCCATCGAACCAGGGATGCCACCGCTGATGAAGGAAAACAGCTTGGCATGCGCCAGCGACGAGACCAAGGGGGGTGTTGACAAGGCAACCCACGTCGAGCAAGTCTAG